A segment of the Catenuloplanes nepalensis genome:
GACCCCCACATAGACCGGGTCGCCCAGCTCCAGGCTCTGCATCGCGAACGTGGAGAACGTGGTGAACCCGCCGAGCACACCGGTCGCCACGAACGGCCGGAGCAGCGGACGGTCCGCGATCCGGGCCAGGACCGCGCCGATCGCCAGACAACCCGCCACGTTGATCACTACCGTGGTCCACGGGCCGGGCCACGCGACGGCCACGGCGTACCGGGCGGCGGCACCGAGCGCGCCGCCCGCGGCCACCACGCCGACGACCGGCCAGCCGGGCATGATCACGCCGGCAAGTGTGGCAGACGGCTCCGGACCCGCTTGGTGGCGGAGAGCCGCACCACCGCGCCGGCATCGTGCAGCGACGGCGCCAGGTGGCCGGGCCGGTCGCCGGAACCGCGCCGGAGCGCGCCGAGCAGCGTGTCGACCGGCATCGAGCGGGCGAACAGGTGACCCTGGCCGGCGCCGCAGCCGAGCTCCCAGAGTGCCTTGCGCTGGGCCGGGCTCTCCACACCCTCGGCCACGACCAGCAGGTCGAGGCTGCGGCCGAGCTCGACGGTGGCGCGGACGACCGCGGCGGCCTCGGGCGAACCGTCCATCGCGGCCACGAACCGGCGATCGATCTTGAGCTCCTGGACCGGTATCCGCGGCACGGCCGCGAGCGAGCTGTAACCGGTGCCGAAGTCGTCGAGCGCGAGCCGCACGCCGGCGTCGCGCAGCTCGTGCAGGACCCGGTCGACCACGGCGAGCTGGCTGAGCGCGAGCGTCTCGGTCAGCTCCAGCACGAGCCGGTCCGCGGGCACGTCGTGGGTGGCGAGCCGCGCCGCGACCAGCGCCGGGAATCCGGGGTCGAGGAGGCTGCGCGGCGACACGTTGACCGCCACCGGCAGGTCCCACCCGGCGTCGCGCAGCGCGGTGACCGCGCCGAGCGACTTCTCCAGCACCGTGTCCGTGAACGCGGGCAGCAGCCCGGAGCGCTCCACGGTCTCCAGGAAGCGCAGCGGGTCGAGGTGGCCGCGGACCGGGTGATGCCAGCGGGACAGCGCCTCCGCCGCGACCACCTCGCCGGTGCCGAGGTCGAGGATCGGCTGGAAGTTGACCGCGAACTCCTCCTCCTCGACCGCGCGGGTCAGGTCACCGCCGAGCGCCAGCCGGGCGATGTCCGCGGTGTCCTTCACCCGGCTGTACGTCGCGATCCGCTCGCCACCGCGCTTCGCCTGGTACATGGCGACGTCCGCGCGGCGCAG
Coding sequences within it:
- a CDS encoding fluoride efflux transporter FluC gives rise to the protein MPGWPVVGVVAAGGALGAAARYAVAVAWPGPWTTVVINVAGCLAIGAVLARIADRPLLRPFVATGVLGGFTTFSTFAMQSLELGDPVYVGVTVAGSLGAAWLGQRIFRKPTGPPGYA